The sequence CACATCAAAAGTAACAGAAGTCATGGTGTATTATTTCAATTAACATAAATCCTTATCAGGGATTAAAACTTCAAGATATCGCGATTTTGATAGGGCTTCCAGTATTTCAATTAACAAAAATCCTTATCAGAAATTCAAACCCATTTGCTACTATATCTACTTATTTTTCTTACATAACACAGTTGAGTCCAAGGCTTGGATATATTGTAAAACCCTGGACTTTGACAAGCATTCTTATTCCAATACTTTTTCTAAGGTACTTCGATTGGAATCAAAGTATTTTCTGGTAGATAACTGCGGAAACTACCTTCATCTGCCAACAATAAAACCAATCGTAATGGATAATCTGGAGGCATTTGTAAATCAGCCCACGGAACAGCAACTTCCAAACATTTATTCAATGCTACAGTGGCGCGACTATAGCGCGGATGCCATTGATGGTGTTCTCCAGCCTCTTGAAAATGAACTGACTGAGTGAGCAAGTTAATTTCTAGCTGGTGATGATACAAATAGTTTATCGGAGCTTCATTCGGGATATCATCTAGTGGCACTGGGCTATTGTGCATTGTGCGATCAGGATAAAACCATAGTAAATGTAATTCTGAAGGTAAGTCACGCCCTGGTTGTACCCCCTGCTTTAAATCTACTCGCAGATAGAAATTTAGGTGATCTACCCCGTACCATAGACGCTGGATTGCACTGCTTTTGTGCATTGTTCCTCGCGCCCCACCAACTTCTAAACGTCCAGCCCGATCCCAGTCTTGCTCATCACCCATACCATCAATCACAGGATGTATAAAGCCTTGAGGACGATGATCGGCTTGAACTTCGTGAGATTCTACAGGTAGGCGCAAATACGGCGGAATCGGTTCATTTAGTGCTTGGTAAATTCCGCACAAATGTTCGCGAAATAGTTGATCAAAAATAGCATCTTGATTTGAAGTATGACCTTCGCCAAACCACCAAAACCAATCAGAACCTTCAGCCGCATACAAAGCTTCCCACGCTTCAGGATTATTTTCTTCCGTTGCTTCGGGATGTTTGGCAAGTACAGCCCTAGCCTCAGCTAACATATCCCAAGCGCGATTCTTAGCAGGATCGCCGATCCACGTTGTAAAGCTACCATCTACCCAAGAACCACTGTGTAGTTGTTCTCCTGGAATTGTTACAGTTGGAGGAAACTGTTCGATGAATTCTGAGACAGTGACAAGCTTAATGTGAGGATGATTGCTGAGAGTTTGATACAAATTCTCCAAGAACGGCTTACCATCTTGCGGATAAAATTCCCAGCAGTTTTCGCCATCCAGCGCGATTGTAACTAACCACGGCTGTTCAGGTTGACGATGTTTGTGCGAGTGCGCGATCGCTTCTAAGTGTCCGACTAAATCTGTCGCTGCTTGCTTAGAAGGCATTGAACCGTAAGTAAAACCAATTAAATCTGATAAGCGGTGATCGCGAAAGACAATCGATAAATCACCTGCTGGAGTTTCTAAACGATACGGACGATACAGCAATTCGGGTTCGCACACGTTTCCTGCACCATCACGGTGGAAAAAGTGATGCAGTGTCCAGCCCAAAACAGCTTCATCAGAGATGATCCAGTTGAAACCTTGTTTAACAATATAAGGCAAAATTTCAGGACTCACCGATTGTTCGGAAGGCCATAATCCACGAGGTTCTCGCCCAAAGCGATCTTGATACAATTCCCATGCTTTATACAAGTGTCGAGGAATATCTTCTGCCCACTGATATCGGTGTTGAGGCAATGTCATATTCGGTACAGCGACACGTCCCGCATCAGTATCTGCAAGTAACGGCAAAATTGGGTGCGTGTAAGGCGTTGTGGTGACTTCCAACTGCCCAGCGTCTTGCATATCTCGGTGTTGGGGAATAATTCTACCCAAGATGTCGCGTTGCTTGGAGTAGATCCGCTGGCGATCGCTTAAAGTAAAATTCCGCCCTTGTTGTAACCACGCCGCAATTTCTGGATCGTCCCAAAACAACGGATCGATCCATGCTAAATTATGCCATGCTAGTAAATCGCTATAATCTTGCAACTGCCAATTTTCTAGACACCACGCTTTGCCTTGTTCTTGTTTTTGGTGGTACAACTGGGCATAACGTGGATGCGGATCAATTAGTGTGTGGTGATTCGCATCAAAAAAATGTTCAATAATAAACTGTTTTTGTTGTTGAGAGAGTTGCTCTGTTGGCGTCAAGCTGACAGCTAAATACGGGTCAAACGCCGTGCCATTGATATAATCTTCGAGTTGCAAAATCAACGAAGGTACTAAGTTTACCGTTTGATGCAACTTCGGATAGCGTGCTAACAGTAACACTAAATCTAGATAATCTTTTGTGCCATGCAGCCGTACCCAGGGTAATCGGTATTGACTGTGTGCAGACAATATGCTGCTATCTCGACCTTTGTACAGAGGCTGGTGTTGGTGCCAAACAAATGCAACGTATAGAGGATGCGCCATAAGCTAAGGGCTAGAGGCTAGGTATTACTAGGTTTACCAGGTCAG comes from Gloeocapsopsis sp. IPPAS B-1203 and encodes:
- a CDS encoding glycoside hydrolase, giving the protein MAHPLYVAFVWHQHQPLYKGRDSSILSAHSQYRLPWVRLHGTKDYLDLVLLLARYPKLHQTVNLVPSLILQLEDYINGTAFDPYLAVSLTPTEQLSQQQKQFIIEHFFDANHHTLIDPHPRYAQLYHQKQEQGKAWCLENWQLQDYSDLLAWHNLAWIDPLFWDDPEIAAWLQQGRNFTLSDRQRIYSKQRDILGRIIPQHRDMQDAGQLEVTTTPYTHPILPLLADTDAGRVAVPNMTLPQHRYQWAEDIPRHLYKAWELYQDRFGREPRGLWPSEQSVSPEILPYIVKQGFNWIISDEAVLGWTLHHFFHRDGAGNVCEPELLYRPYRLETPAGDLSIVFRDHRLSDLIGFTYGSMPSKQAATDLVGHLEAIAHSHKHRQPEQPWLVTIALDGENCWEFYPQDGKPFLENLYQTLSNHPHIKLVTVSEFIEQFPPTVTIPGEQLHSGSWVDGSFTTWIGDPAKNRAWDMLAEARAVLAKHPEATEENNPEAWEALYAAEGSDWFWWFGEGHTSNQDAIFDQLFREHLCGIYQALNEPIPPYLRLPVESHEVQADHRPQGFIHPVIDGMGDEQDWDRAGRLEVGGARGTMHKSSAIQRLWYGVDHLNFYLRVDLKQGVQPGRDLPSELHLLWFYPDRTMHNSPVPLDDIPNEAPINYLYHHQLEINLLTQSVHFQEAGEHHQWHPRYSRATVALNKCLEVAVPWADLQMPPDYPLRLVLLLADEGSFRSYLPENTLIPIEVP